From a region of the Aeoliella mucimassa genome:
- a CDS encoding DUF480 domain-containing protein, producing MDAEDSSPKWTQLEANERRVLGVLIEKAKTTPDAYPLTLKGLVTGSNQKRNRFPQMTLEEDHVEDAIDSLRTKGAVSIIQGDGRVEKYRHLAYDWLGVSKVELAIMGELLLRGAQTIGELRGRAARMEPIKGMAELGPLLESLLSKSLVVYLTPPGRGAVVTHNLYQPREMDKVRREHGVAMPGDTSDSAPSVTPPAASSGSDAASLSSPATTSSNPAADKPPVVATSPPTAVAGGPSAAAELAGLREEVAHLRSTLAAFQDEAEQSIADLQQQLADLQRQLGV from the coding sequence ATGGATGCAGAAGATTCTTCCCCCAAGTGGACTCAACTCGAAGCCAACGAACGGCGCGTACTCGGCGTACTGATCGAGAAAGCCAAAACCACGCCCGACGCGTACCCACTCACCCTCAAAGGCTTGGTGACCGGTTCGAATCAAAAGAGGAACCGGTTTCCGCAAATGACTTTGGAGGAAGACCATGTGGAGGACGCGATCGACTCGCTTCGTACCAAGGGAGCGGTATCGATCATCCAAGGCGATGGTCGAGTCGAAAAGTACCGGCACTTGGCCTACGACTGGCTCGGCGTGAGCAAAGTCGAGCTGGCTATCATGGGCGAACTGTTGCTCCGCGGCGCGCAAACCATCGGCGAACTCCGTGGTCGCGCGGCTCGCATGGAGCCGATCAAAGGCATGGCCGAGTTGGGCCCGCTGCTGGAGAGTTTGCTGTCGAAGTCGCTGGTCGTGTATCTCACACCTCCCGGGCGAGGGGCAGTGGTCACGCACAACCTGTATCAGCCGCGCGAGATGGATAAGGTGCGCCGCGAGCATGGCGTAGCGATGCCTGGCGACACAAGCGACTCGGCCCCTTCGGTCACGCCGCCGGCGGCGAGTTCCGGATCGGATGCGGCGAGTCTGTCGTCGCCAGCGACGACGTCGTCGAATCCCGCAGCGGATAAACCACCGGTTGTAGCGACTTCGCCACCCACGGCAGTGGCAGGCGGGCCTTCGGCGGCTGCCGAGTTGGCCGGACTCCGCGAAGAAGTCGCTCACCTGCGGAGCACGCTGGCGGCGTTCCAGGACGAAGCCGAGCAGAGCATTGCCGATTTGCAGCAGCAATTGGCCGACTTACAGCGTCAGCTTGGCGTTTAA
- a CDS encoding type IV pilus twitching motility protein PilT — translation MAEHDDVKSSLMHVRPTLEVDKLFRACVKLEASDLHLKVGKPAMVRVDGSLRPMKGDPITDEQMVQLCYPLMNERNRKIFERDGGADFAHTCEVDGTVWRFRVNLLQQLGHMGMVARRVSSWIPDFEGLNLPPSIESLCTFDQGMVLLAGVTGSGKSTTIASMLNWINRRYRKHILTLEDPIEFVFSEEKCLINQREIGLDVVDFEVGMKHAVREDPDVMLVGEMRDRETFMTAIHAAETGHLVFGTIHASSAASTIGRILDLFPQDMHAALRSAIAFNMRGIIAQKLLKSIKPGVGRVPTVEIMTFSPTVKKLVLDEDDDKLPDAIRIGAEDGMQDFTQSLKKLVDDQLIDRTVAMEVAPNREALKMALKGIDVAQGGIL, via the coding sequence ATGGCTGAGCATGACGACGTCAAGTCGAGTCTCATGCATGTGCGACCTACTTTGGAGGTCGACAAGCTGTTCCGCGCTTGCGTGAAACTGGAAGCGAGCGACTTGCACCTTAAGGTGGGCAAGCCGGCGATGGTCCGTGTCGACGGCTCGCTCCGCCCGATGAAGGGCGACCCCATCACCGATGAGCAGATGGTGCAGTTGTGTTACCCGCTCATGAACGAGCGGAATCGCAAGATCTTCGAACGCGACGGCGGGGCCGACTTTGCCCACACTTGCGAAGTCGATGGCACCGTCTGGCGATTCCGTGTGAACCTGCTGCAACAGCTCGGGCATATGGGCATGGTCGCTCGGCGGGTTAGTAGCTGGATTCCCGACTTCGAGGGGCTGAACCTGCCGCCGTCGATCGAGAGCCTGTGCACGTTCGATCAAGGCATGGTACTGCTGGCGGGCGTTACCGGTTCGGGCAAGAGTACCACGATTGCCTCGATGCTGAACTGGATTAACCGCCGGTACCGCAAGCATATTCTCACGCTGGAGGATCCGATCGAATTCGTGTTCTCCGAAGAGAAGTGCCTGATCAACCAACGCGAAATTGGTTTGGACGTGGTCGACTTCGAAGTCGGCATGAAGCACGCGGTGCGGGAAGATCCCGACGTGATGCTAGTGGGCGAAATGCGTGACAGAGAAACGTTCATGACCGCGATTCACGCGGCGGAAACGGGTCACTTGGTGTTCGGAACCATCCACGCTTCGAGTGCGGCTTCGACGATCGGCCGTATTCTCGACTTGTTCCCGCAGGACATGCACGCGGCGTTGCGGAGTGCGATTGCCTTTAACATGCGGGGCATCATCGCTCAGAAACTGCTCAAGAGCATCAAGCCCGGCGTCGGCCGGGTGCCCACGGTAGAAATCATGACGTTCTCGCCGACCGTGAAAAAGTTGGTGCTGGACGAAGACGACGACAAGCTGCCCGACGCGATTCGCATCGGGGCGGAAGATGGCATGCAAGACTTTACGCAAAGTCTCAAAAAACTGGTAGACGACCAATTGATTGACCGCACCGTGGCCATGGAAGTGGCCCCGAACCGCGAAGCATTGAAGATGGCACTCAAGGGTATCGACGTAGCGCAAGGCGGAATTCTGTGA
- a CDS encoding ATPase, T2SS/T4P/T4SS family, whose product MALCALALVLAVGAPSQVVWAQDDAGAEEAPAGEEQEGGSAIDDAAEEPAAPTIWTGVEVDAKRGSGTLHWLKIIPVILLVMLWTLTGDWVNRSSQIYDLGYGKWNPIFYFPFPIAMLVMVIVPFYVVGISLLTLAYFGPFIAYTVTYNKSVEQHQKVFTSDWFRHMLRIGEQVPDYEKGAPVELSAFGGDESTNKGNLIYARQSPGYLLVKELVADLATRRSERMVLDYGQGGVSVKYLIDGVWHGGEARERDSGDVMLAVMKQLANLDITERRKKQEGQFAAKFEGIQYICPIVSQGTKTGERVLLELRGGSQVKLVTYDDLGMREKIKEQWSELMAMDEGLLVIAAPPEGGLTTLTDVSILETDRLMRDFVTIDEVHNPARDMENVAVHTYDAKQGETPASILPPLIRTYPNVYIVRDLVDAESAKILFGEVEENHLLITTAQALEAPEALLRVLQKKVPHKEFAQTVTAVLCTRLIRKLCESCKVGYEPTPDMLKKLGIPPGKVQNLYRPPKPEELEKPCEVCGNVGYVGRTGLFELLIVNDKVREVLIKQPKLDLLRKAARMAGMRTFQEEAILLVAKGVTSIPEAQRILKGA is encoded by the coding sequence ATGGCGCTTTGTGCACTGGCCTTGGTCCTGGCAGTGGGCGCACCTTCGCAAGTTGTATGGGCCCAAGACGACGCGGGCGCGGAAGAAGCCCCCGCCGGCGAGGAGCAGGAGGGTGGCTCGGCCATCGACGACGCTGCGGAGGAGCCAGCCGCACCGACCATTTGGACCGGCGTCGAGGTCGACGCCAAACGCGGCAGCGGTACGCTCCATTGGCTCAAGATCATTCCCGTGATCCTGTTGGTCATGCTCTGGACCTTAACCGGCGACTGGGTAAACCGCAGCTCGCAGATCTACGATCTGGGCTACGGTAAATGGAATCCGATCTTCTACTTCCCGTTCCCGATCGCCATGCTGGTGATGGTGATCGTGCCCTTCTACGTGGTGGGCATTTCGCTGCTGACGCTGGCCTATTTCGGCCCGTTTATTGCTTACACGGTGACCTATAACAAGTCGGTTGAGCAGCACCAGAAGGTGTTCACGAGCGACTGGTTCCGCCATATGCTTCGCATCGGCGAACAGGTGCCCGACTACGAAAAGGGTGCCCCGGTCGAGCTGTCGGCCTTTGGCGGCGACGAGAGCACTAACAAAGGCAACCTGATCTACGCCCGCCAGTCGCCTGGATATTTGCTGGTGAAGGAATTGGTGGCCGACTTGGCGACCCGCCGAAGCGAACGCATGGTGCTCGACTACGGCCAAGGCGGCGTATCGGTCAAGTACCTGATCGACGGTGTCTGGCACGGTGGCGAAGCCCGCGAACGCGACTCCGGCGACGTGATGCTGGCCGTGATGAAGCAGCTGGCGAATCTCGACATCACCGAGCGTCGCAAGAAGCAAGAAGGCCAGTTTGCCGCCAAGTTTGAGGGCATTCAGTACATCTGCCCGATCGTGAGTCAGGGGACCAAAACTGGCGAACGGGTGCTGCTCGAACTACGCGGTGGCAGCCAAGTTAAGTTGGTTACCTACGACGATCTCGGCATGCGAGAGAAGATCAAAGAGCAATGGTCCGAGCTGATGGCCATGGACGAAGGCCTGCTCGTTATTGCCGCCCCGCCTGAAGGGGGGCTCACGACGCTCACCGATGTTTCGATCCTCGAAACCGACCGGCTGATGCGAGACTTTGTAACCATCGACGAGGTGCATAATCCCGCCCGCGACATGGAAAACGTGGCCGTACACACGTACGACGCCAAGCAAGGAGAGACGCCGGCCAGCATCCTTCCACCACTTATTCGCACGTATCCCAACGTGTACATCGTTCGCGATTTGGTGGATGCCGAGTCGGCCAAGATCCTGTTCGGCGAAGTGGAAGAGAACCACCTGCTGATCACCACCGCTCAGGCGCTCGAAGCCCCAGAGGCTCTGCTGCGGGTGCTGCAGAAGAAGGTGCCGCACAAGGAGTTCGCCCAAACCGTGACGGCCGTGTTGTGCACTCGGCTGATCCGCAAACTCTGCGAAAGCTGCAAAGTCGGCTACGAACCAACGCCCGACATGCTGAAGAAGCTCGGCATTCCTCCCGGAAAGGTGCAAAATCTTTATCGTCCGCCGAAGCCGGAGGAACTGGAGAAGCCTTGCGAGGTCTGCGGCAACGTCGGCTACGTGGGACGGACCGGCTTGTTCGAACTGTTGATCGTGAACGATAAGGTTCGCGAAGTGCTGATCAAGCAGCCGAAGCTCGACCTGTTGCGAAAAGCCGCACGTATGGCGGGCATGCGTACCTTCCAGGAAGAAGCCATTTTGCTGGTCGCCAAAGGGGTCACAAGCATTCCCGAGGCGCAACGCATTCTCAAGGGAGCCTAG
- a CDS encoding bile acid:sodium symporter family protein, whose protein sequence is MSQAIRHRLPLLLVVCYAVALLVPAPGQWIHDLKLPTSWPELARPNVSQLMVAVLLFLAALGVEVRRLPLVGRRPLLVVLILAAVWLVPALVVMLVWWVMPLVIDAGMATKLLMGFVLVAAMPVANSAAAWTQQSRGELPWALAMVVLSIVACPWMIPLVLKLMGLSFSEGEADALKALTASFTGLHFVVWVLLPTAAGIVTRWIVGRERVAKHRPEVLLTSAITLLVLNYINAACALPKMADDFRIGWLVFCVALASGQCLVGLGASQLLGEAFRVPSGTTTALNYALTMKNTGLAVALASRVLEGHEILLLPVFTTTLVQHLFAGALHRRSMARVEKELAQPPESE, encoded by the coding sequence GTGAGTCAAGCCATTCGGCACCGCCTGCCGCTGTTGCTGGTGGTTTGCTACGCGGTTGCGCTACTGGTTCCCGCGCCAGGGCAGTGGATTCATGATCTCAAGCTGCCGACTTCGTGGCCCGAACTCGCCCGCCCGAACGTTTCGCAGCTGATGGTAGCAGTGCTGCTGTTCCTCGCCGCGTTGGGGGTGGAGGTTCGGCGGTTACCGCTCGTGGGTCGACGCCCGCTACTGGTGGTGTTGATCCTGGCCGCAGTCTGGCTGGTGCCGGCGCTAGTGGTAATGCTCGTGTGGTGGGTCATGCCGCTGGTGATCGACGCCGGCATGGCAACCAAGCTGCTGATGGGATTTGTGCTGGTGGCCGCGATGCCGGTCGCCAACTCGGCGGCTGCCTGGACTCAGCAGTCGCGAGGCGAGTTGCCCTGGGCGCTCGCGATGGTCGTGCTATCGATCGTCGCCTGCCCTTGGATGATTCCGCTGGTGTTAAAACTGATGGGGCTCTCCTTCTCCGAGGGAGAAGCCGACGCGCTCAAGGCGCTGACTGCTAGCTTTACGGGGTTGCACTTTGTGGTCTGGGTGCTGCTACCAACCGCGGCAGGCATCGTGACTCGATGGATCGTCGGTCGCGAACGCGTGGCGAAGCATCGCCCCGAGGTGTTGCTCACCAGTGCGATTACCCTGCTGGTGCTCAACTACATCAACGCTGCGTGTGCTTTGCCTAAGATGGCCGACGACTTCCGCATCGGCTGGCTGGTGTTCTGCGTTGCTCTCGCGAGCGGGCAGTGCCTGGTTGGCCTGGGAGCTTCGCAGCTACTCGGCGAAGCCTTCCGCGTGCCGAGCGGAACGACCACCGCGCTCAACTACGCTCTGACCATGAAGAACACCGGCCTGGCGGTTGCCTTGGCCAGTCGGGTGCTCGAAGGACATGAGATCCTGTTGCTGCCGGTGTTCACCACCACGCTGGTGCAGCACCTGTTTGCCGGTGCGTTACATCGCCGGTCGATGGCCCGGGTCGAGAAGGAATTGGCCCAGCCGCCCGAGTCGGAATAG
- a CDS encoding outer membrane beta-barrel protein — MTSYNCGEPACGCADPGTGCDDLGCSDACGCGDSCGLNLCGPCCLGDPWTLMDCIDPCGCSAVTFGGWTQLGYHSDSTRMSSAYGDLFAFNDVPDAVNLHQQWFYAEKLAEAPCCGMDWGFRFDLMYGTDAQKTQAFGNPGAANANQGSWDASLDHGVYGWAMPQLYGEVAFGDWNIIAGHFFTLVGYEVVTAPDNFFYSHAYTMFNSEPFTHTGALATYSGIDGVDVYAGWTLGWDTGFDQSNGGSSFLGGFSTSLTDDVALTYIATAGNFGARTAGESGYSHSIVLDCTLSDKLNYVFQSDLVGYDDTAAGGAFGAQVGINQYLFYTMSDCLAAGARVEWWKSDGIVAADNSTSQYGITYGLNYKPHANVVIRPEVRHNWLPADATLPDFNQTVFGIDAILTY; from the coding sequence CTGACAAGCTACAACTGCGGCGAGCCCGCATGCGGCTGTGCAGACCCTGGCACTGGATGCGATGATCTTGGTTGCAGCGATGCATGTGGATGTGGCGATTCGTGCGGGCTTAACCTGTGTGGCCCTTGTTGCTTGGGTGATCCCTGGACCCTGATGGATTGCATTGATCCATGCGGTTGCAGCGCCGTCACTTTCGGTGGTTGGACCCAACTTGGTTACCACAGCGATTCGACTCGCATGTCGTCCGCTTATGGCGACCTCTTTGCCTTCAACGATGTGCCTGATGCAGTGAATCTGCACCAACAATGGTTCTATGCCGAGAAGCTTGCTGAAGCTCCTTGCTGCGGTATGGACTGGGGTTTCCGGTTCGACCTGATGTACGGTACCGACGCTCAGAAGACCCAAGCCTTCGGCAACCCCGGTGCTGCCAATGCCAATCAAGGCTCTTGGGATGCCTCGCTCGATCACGGTGTGTACGGTTGGGCCATGCCTCAGCTGTACGGTGAAGTTGCCTTCGGCGATTGGAATATCATCGCTGGTCACTTCTTCACGCTGGTTGGTTACGAAGTAGTTACCGCTCCGGACAACTTCTTCTACAGCCACGCTTACACCATGTTCAACAGCGAGCCGTTCACCCACACCGGTGCGTTGGCTACCTACAGCGGCATCGACGGTGTCGACGTGTACGCTGGTTGGACCCTTGGTTGGGACACTGGTTTCGATCAATCGAACGGTGGTAGCAGCTTCTTGGGTGGTTTCTCGACCAGCCTGACCGACGATGTTGCTTTGACCTACATTGCCACCGCTGGCAACTTCGGTGCTCGCACCGCTGGTGAAAGTGGTTACAGCCACAGCATCGTGCTGGACTGCACGCTCAGCGACAAGCTGAACTACGTGTTCCAGAGCGACTTGGTTGGTTACGACGACACCGCCGCTGGTGGTGCTTTTGGTGCCCAGGTTGGTATCAACCAATACCTGTTCTACACCATGAGCGATTGCCTGGCTGCTGGTGCTCGTGTTGAATGGTGGAAGAGCGACGGAATCGTGGCCGCTGACAACAGCACCAGCCAGTACGGTATCACCTACGGCCTGAACTACAAGCCGCACGCCAACGTAGTGATTCGCCCCGAAGTGCGTCACAACTGGTTGCCAGCCGATGCTACTCTGCCTGACTTCAACCAAACCGTGTTCGGTATCGACGCGATCCTGACCTACTAA
- a CDS encoding CvpA family protein: MIYLYYAILATIFFATFAMCIDKGLWSNTLSIINILLSGLIAFGTYEPLAKLAADKGMGEYTFVLDFLFIWAIYVLAFILMHRVASQLLSKTRMRFKNPIDTVGGPLTSAVAGWLMMCLVAATLHAAPFERECFGGALVHQNGDSAITNPDLAWLSIAQTALNKDNLGAGKGFSLSDYVNDFSKQRAGLEKQESLRVKR; this comes from the coding sequence ATGATTTACCTTTACTACGCCATCCTCGCTACGATCTTCTTCGCTACTTTTGCGATGTGCATCGACAAAGGGCTGTGGAGCAACACGCTTTCGATCATCAACATCTTGTTGAGCGGGTTGATTGCCTTTGGCACCTACGAGCCGCTGGCCAAGCTAGCCGCCGACAAGGGGATGGGCGAGTACACGTTTGTGCTCGATTTCCTGTTCATTTGGGCCATCTACGTGCTGGCGTTCATCCTGATGCACCGGGTGGCTTCGCAGTTGCTGTCGAAAACGCGGATGCGATTCAAGAATCCGATCGACACGGTCGGCGGACCGCTGACTTCGGCGGTTGCTGGTTGGTTGATGATGTGCCTGGTGGCCGCTACGCTGCACGCAGCCCCGTTCGAACGGGAGTGTTTCGGCGGTGCTTTGGTGCACCAGAATGGCGATTCGGCGATCACCAACCCTGATCTTGCCTGGTTGAGCATTGCTCAAACCGCACTAAACAAGGACAATCTGGGTGCTGGAAAAGGGTTTTCCCTGAGCGATTACGTGAACGACTTCAGCAAGCAACGTGCAGGCCTTGAGAAGCAAGAAAGCTTGCGGGTGAAACGTTAG
- a CDS encoding helix-turn-helix domain-containing protein gives MARKHVLDEVKQREICALITAGMSLRKVARYVGCDRKTIYRERQADPEFDRRVRRAEMAADLTPLELMRRAAATHWRAAAWMLERRERREAARQHVVDKRAMSDDDLDGMAREVQRIVDSAMLGPYQGPIVKQQISLLFNCAKTGRVDFQQPRQLVEENPGESAPIQPDLEQSIAFLEQRFAERESRERFAPTLEQPGAKRQAGDSRQLEKVPVNQGSQRESRPG, from the coding sequence GTGGCTAGAAAACATGTGTTAGACGAAGTGAAACAGCGGGAAATCTGCGCGCTCATCACCGCCGGCATGAGCTTGCGGAAGGTCGCCCGCTACGTCGGTTGCGATCGCAAGACCATCTATCGCGAGCGGCAGGCCGACCCGGAGTTTGATCGCCGGGTGCGGCGGGCGGAGATGGCGGCCGACTTGACGCCGCTCGAACTGATGCGGCGGGCAGCGGCCACGCACTGGCGGGCGGCCGCCTGGATGCTGGAACGCCGGGAACGTCGCGAAGCGGCCCGGCAGCACGTGGTCGACAAGCGCGCAATGAGCGACGACGACCTCGATGGCATGGCCCGCGAGGTGCAGCGGATCGTCGATTCGGCGATGCTCGGACCGTACCAGGGACCGATCGTGAAGCAGCAGATCTCGCTGTTATTCAATTGCGCGAAGACCGGGCGAGTCGATTTCCAGCAACCTCGGCAGCTTGTGGAGGAGAATCCTGGCGAGTCGGCTCCAATCCAGCCGGACCTCGAGCAATCGATCGCGTTCCTCGAACAGCGATTCGCCGAACGCGAGAGTCGGGAGCGTTTTGCCCCCACTCTCGAGCAGCCTGGGGCGAAACGCCAGGCGGGCGATTCGCGGCAACTTGAAAAAGTGCCAGTAAATCAAGGTTCGCAGCGAGAATCGCGGCCGGGGTAA
- a CDS encoding PEP-CTERM sorting domain-containing protein: protein MKTHCLVVVLATCCSMVTLTPQFATAQTSWVGTTGDFTVSSNWSSGVPDSGTVASISNGGTAQLTVDDVVDLNNLIIAEGSGSSGTLIIDGSDVQPRQIEIGKLGTGTITIEDGYLDNNFSGQSIFVGGHDNSGGASGLGTYNVNGGATRSGDDFQLGRNGTGTLNFTGGNMEGVYTVIGKFGTGIWNQSGGVYDQRGGDFEIGDGGKPNSDRDISGDRMGIMNFTGGVVQVSNAFAMGNRIGGSQINISGGGLAITGDGTNETGDARGNNLYVGRGMDWGSVADASSVSGSHELRITGGDAVIAVGLDLLFDPNDIFQSATLITEITGTEHTPILVGRNADIGNGQLQVELNGYSPVSGDSWTLIQAGADLTDAVAAIDEMVTAEGDLDLTFDGVIDSNDVLEHNINASSGSIIGQFEATDFSLAPLTAGLSWEIDYATNNAVTLSVVGEAIDLSGDYNNDGFVDLADYTVWRDNLGATISLPNEGSGVTPGEVTMDDYTVWKQNFGTSLGGGSLSTSTVPEPSTIVLTLLGLVGAGTIARRCNG from the coding sequence ATGAAGACTCACTGTTTGGTTGTTGTGTTGGCAACCTGCTGCTCGATGGTCACTCTTACCCCCCAGTTTGCTACTGCGCAAACCTCGTGGGTTGGGACCACTGGTGATTTTACTGTAAGTTCGAACTGGTCGAGCGGCGTCCCCGATTCGGGCACCGTTGCCTCGATCAGCAACGGCGGCACCGCTCAACTCACCGTTGATGACGTTGTGGATCTGAACAACCTCATCATTGCCGAAGGCTCCGGCAGTAGCGGTACGCTCATCATCGATGGATCTGACGTTCAACCTCGTCAGATCGAAATCGGTAAATTGGGCACCGGCACCATTACGATCGAAGATGGTTATCTCGACAACAACTTCTCGGGCCAGAGCATTTTCGTCGGTGGGCACGACAACTCCGGTGGAGCATCTGGTCTTGGCACCTATAACGTCAACGGTGGTGCAACTCGCTCCGGCGACGACTTTCAGCTCGGTCGCAACGGTACCGGTACGTTGAATTTCACTGGTGGTAACATGGAAGGCGTCTACACGGTCATCGGTAAGTTTGGCACCGGCATCTGGAATCAATCGGGGGGCGTCTACGACCAACGTGGCGGCGACTTCGAAATCGGCGACGGTGGCAAACCCAATAGCGATCGCGATATTTCCGGCGACCGGATGGGCATCATGAACTTCACCGGCGGCGTCGTGCAAGTCAGCAACGCTTTTGCCATGGGCAACCGTATTGGCGGCTCGCAAATCAACATCAGCGGCGGTGGCCTCGCCATCACCGGCGACGGCACCAACGAAACCGGCGACGCTCGCGGCAACAACCTGTATGTCGGCCGCGGCATGGACTGGGGCAGTGTTGCCGATGCCAGCTCGGTGTCCGGCAGCCATGAACTCCGCATCACCGGCGGCGATGCGGTAATTGCGGTTGGCTTGGATCTGCTGTTCGATCCCAATGACATTTTCCAATCGGCAACTCTGATCACCGAGATCACCGGTACCGAGCACACCCCGATCCTCGTGGGCCGCAATGCCGATATCGGCAACGGTCAACTGCAAGTCGAACTCAATGGCTACTCCCCAGTATCTGGCGATAGCTGGACCTTGATTCAAGCCGGTGCGGATCTGACCGACGCCGTGGCCGCCATCGACGAAATGGTAACCGCCGAAGGGGATCTCGACCTGACTTTCGATGGGGTGATCGATTCGAACGACGTGCTCGAACACAACATCAATGCCTCCTCGGGTTCGATTATCGGGCAGTTCGAAGCAACCGATTTTTCGCTCGCTCCGTTGACCGCTGGTTTGAGTTGGGAAATCGACTACGCGACGAACAACGCAGTGACGTTGTCGGTAGTGGGTGAAGCGATCGACTTGTCGGGCGACTACAACAACGATGGCTTCGTGGACCTGGCCGACTACACGGTATGGCGCGACAACCTGGGCGCGACGATCTCGCTGCCCAACGAAGGTTCTGGAGTTACTCCAGGTGAAGTCACCATGGACGACTACACGGTCTGGAAACAGAACTTCGGCACCTCGCTCGGCGGCGGATCGCTTTCGACCAGCACGGTGCCCGAACCGAGCACGATTGTATTGACACTTCTGGGATTGGTTGGTGCGGGTACGATCGCCCGTCGTTGCAACGGCTAA
- a CDS encoding DUF1559 domain-containing protein — MLRFRYEVSPTRAFTLVELLVVIAIIGILVALLLPAVQAARESARRTQCVNQLKQMGLALHNHLDSRKVFPTGGNVPHPDIEDYSNNGTINGPDKQGLGWAFQLLPYLEQGAIHELGSTSQISQTPVGLFNCPTRRGVTRHPSSQRYLSDYAAATPGDYPLVDGAVGSFCHQGEFWGSQSCGDYSCIWDVEKGWEFQGVIVRTSWTVPSEGGARGASARPSYNPGNTRPTRPAKITDGLSHTLVIAEKRLLSDEYLGGAWHDDRGWSDGWDPDNIRSTMFPVGPDVLASAVESFQVTATFHGYERKLDSREYGFCFGSAHPGGFNALFSDGSVHGLAYDVDQDLFNRFGHRTDGQITEID, encoded by the coding sequence ATGTTACGGTTTCGATACGAAGTGTCCCCAACACGGGCCTTCACGCTGGTTGAATTGCTGGTAGTCATTGCCATTATCGGTATTCTGGTCGCCTTATTGCTGCCTGCGGTGCAAGCGGCTCGAGAGTCGGCGCGTCGCACACAGTGCGTCAACCAGCTCAAACAGATGGGATTGGCTCTCCATAATCACTTAGATAGTCGCAAAGTATTCCCCACTGGCGGAAACGTTCCTCATCCCGACATCGAAGACTACAGTAATAATGGCACGATCAACGGCCCTGATAAACAGGGACTAGGTTGGGCTTTTCAGCTTCTTCCCTATTTGGAACAGGGAGCGATTCACGAGCTTGGAAGTACCTCGCAGATTTCGCAAACTCCTGTGGGTCTCTTTAACTGTCCTACCCGCCGAGGGGTCACTCGCCACCCCTCTTCGCAGCGATACTTGAGCGACTATGCAGCGGCCACTCCCGGCGACTATCCACTAGTCGACGGAGCGGTCGGCAGCTTCTGCCATCAAGGAGAGTTTTGGGGGAGTCAGTCATGTGGCGACTATTCCTGCATCTGGGATGTCGAAAAAGGCTGGGAATTCCAGGGAGTCATTGTGCGTACGAGTTGGACAGTCCCCAGCGAGGGGGGGGCTCGCGGTGCTTCAGCGAGACCTTCCTACAATCCTGGCAACACCCGTCCCACTCGACCGGCGAAGATCACCGACGGCTTGAGTCACACGTTGGTCATTGCCGAAAAACGACTGCTCAGCGACGAATACCTGGGAGGTGCATGGCACGACGATCGCGGATGGTCCGATGGCTGGGACCCCGACAACATTCGCTCCACGATGTTCCCCGTAGGTCCTGATGTCTTGGCCAGTGCGGTAGAGAGTTTCCAAGTGACTGCTACTTTCCACGGCTACGAACGCAAACTCGACTCACGGGAGTACGGCTTTTGCTTTGGATCTGCCCATCCAGGTGGCTTTAACGCGCTATTCTCCGATGGCTCGGTGCATGGCCTGGCCTACGATGTCGACCAAGACCTGTTCAATCGTTTCGGGCATCGAACCGACGGCCAGATTACCGAGATTGATTAG